In Anser cygnoides isolate HZ-2024a breed goose chromosome 31, Taihu_goose_T2T_genome, whole genome shotgun sequence, the following are encoded in one genomic region:
- the SLC25A11 gene encoding LOW QUALITY PROTEIN: mitochondrial 2-oxoglutarate/malate carrier protein (The sequence of the model RefSeq protein was modified relative to this genomic sequence to represent the inferred CDS: inserted 2 bases in 1 codon) — protein MAAAPAAERPKTSPKAVKFLFGGLAGMGATVFVQPLDLVKNRMQLSGEGAKTREYRTSLHALASILRREGLRGIYTGLSAGLLRQATYTTTRLGIYTVLFERLTGADGXPPGFLTKAAIGMTAGATGAFVGTPAEVALIRMTADGRLPPAERRGYRNVFDALVRMAREEGVLTLWRGCIPTMARAVVVNAAQLASYSQSKQFLLDSGYFRDDILCHFCASMISGLVTTAASMPVDIVKTRIQNMRTIDGKPEYRNGLDVLLKVVRYEGFFSLWKGFTPYYARLGPHTVLTFIFLEQMNKYYRRLFLSA, from the exons atggcggcggcgccggcggcCGAGAGGCCCAAAACGTCGCCCAAGGCCGTCAAGTTCCTGTTCGGGGGGCTGGCGGG gaTGGGCGCCACGGTGTTCGTGCAGCCGCTGGACCTGGTGAAGAACCGCATGCAGCTGAGCGGGGAGGGCGCCAAGACCCGCGAGTACCGCACCAGCCTGCACGCCCTCGCCTCCATCCTGCGCCGCGAGGGGCTGCGCGGCATCTACACCGG gctctcCGCCGGCCTCCTCCGCCAGGCCACCTACACCACCACCCGCCTGGGCATCTACACCGTCCTCTTCGAGCGCCTGACGGGGGCCGACGG ACCCCCCGGCTTCCTCACCAAGGCGGCCATCGGCATGACGGCGGGGGCCACCGGCGCCTTCGTCGGCACCCCCGCCGAGGTGGCGCTCATCCGCATGACGGCCGACGGCCG GCTGCCCCCGGCCGAGCGCCGCGGCTACCGCAACGTCTTCGACGCCCTGGTGCGGATGGCGCGGGAGGAGGGCGTCCTCACGCTCTGGAGG ggctgcatCCCCACCATGGCGCGGGCGGTGGTGGTGAACGCGGCGCAGCTCGCCTCCTACTCCCAGTCCAAGCAGTTCCTCCTCGACTCCG GGTATTTTCGGGACGACATCCTGTGCCACTTCTGCGCCAGCATGATCAGCGGGCTGGTCACCACCGCCGCCTCCATGCCCGTCGACATCGTCAAAACCCG catCCAGAACATGCGGACGATCGACGGGAAGCCCGAGTACCGCAACGGGCTG gacgtGCTGCTGAAGGTGGTGCGCTACGAGGGCTTCTTCAGCCTCTGGAAGGGCTTCACCCCCTACTACGCCCGCCTGGGCCCCCACACCGTGCTCACCTTCATCTTCCTCGAGCAGATGAACAAGTACTACCGGCGCCTCTTCCTCAGCGcctga